In Chengkuizengella sp. SCS-71B, the sequence TACCTTTAGGCATAGCTACTTTTAACATGTCCATCTACTTTCCCCCTTTCGTCATATTTATAATGTCAGTGTAATTTTGTAATAGATGAGACTTTGATTCAATTAAGGAAGTTGTTTTTCGAGTTTCAATGATTTGACCATCAGTTCTTAACATTTGTGCATGTTTTAACGCTTCCGTACGGTTTTGTTCATCATATAAAATTAAGGTACGAGGAAATTCATGATTAGAATTGTGACTCACAACCTCTAAAATTCGATTTGTTTTTAATGAGAATCCTGTCGCAGGCGCAGGGCGTCCAAACTGAGTGAGCAAGTTATCATACCTGCCCCCACTGCATACTGGGAAACCAAGTTTGCCTGCATAACCTTCAAAAGTCATTCCTGTATAATAAGAGAAATCTCCAAGCATCGTTAAATCAATACCAACGTGTTCAGAAACACCATAGGCTTCTAATACTTCCCACACTTCAAACAAATGATGAATGGATTGTTTAGTTGATGGATCGTTGATATAGGTTTTAGCTAGCTCACAAATTTCTTTTCCGCCTCTTAGCTTTAAAATACCCTCTAACTCCTGTTTTGCTTCCTTTGGAATTGACAGATGTTTAATTGCTTGTTTATAACCGACATAATTTTTATTTAATAAATGCTTTTTCAAGAGGGTTTGTTCTTCTTGATTAGCGATTAATGTTTCTTCAAATAAACCTTGTAGAAATCCCATATGACCCAATGCAATTTTAAAATTCTTAATGCCCGCTGCTTTTAAAGAAGATATAGCTAGTGCAATGATTTCAGCATCTGCATCAGGAGATCCATCTCCGATCAACTCCGCACCTGTCTGAACGAATTCAGCATCTCTTCCCGCTTCATCCTTCATCGCTCTAAACACGTTAGAATGATAAGACAATCGAATCGGAAGGGGTTCATCTTTTAGCAGCGATGAAACAACTCTAGCAATGGGAGCTGTATTATCTGACCTTAATACTAGTGTTGTACCTTTTTTATCTAAAAGCTTAAAAAGCTTGTGGTCTGACGTTAAACTTGCCATACCTACTGTATCGTAATATTCTAATGTAGGTGTAATAATTTCCTGATATCCCCACTTTTCCATGCAATGTATTACATTATTTTCTATTGTTCTCAATCCGCGGACTGCATAAGGCAAATAATCTCTTACGCCCAATGGTTTTTCAAATACTTTTGGTTTTGACACCGACTTCACCCCATTAAATACTTCTCATCAACCCAAAATGCTTTAGTATGCTACCAAGTTAAAGAGTAATCAATTTTAACACAAAAAGAGCAATAACGTCAACGGTTATTGCTCTACTCACATTCAATTAAATAGAAAAAAAATTCATTGTTTTGGTTTTATGACCTGAATAGGGTTCCCACCTACAAAACTACCTGCCTCTACATCTTTATGTACAACTGATCCAGCAGCGATCACTGCATGATCCCCAATGGTAACTCCTGGCAAGATGGTTGTATTTGCTCCAATTAATACATTTGAGCCAATATAAACCTCACCTAAACGATATTCGTCAATGAGATATTCATGAGCTAAAATAGTTGTATTGTATCCAATAATAGAGTTTTCTCCAACATGAATTTTTTCTGGGAAAAATACATCTACCATAACCATTAATGCAAAGGCAGTTTGCTCCCCAACCTTCATCCCTAATATATTTCTATAAATCCAATTTTTCAGCTTTAAGGATGGGGAATAACGTGTAATTTGGATGAAGATAAAATTTCTTAACCCCTTCCACTTGCTGACCGTTTTATAAATTTGCCATAATGAATTGTTTCCTTGCATTGGGAATCGTTCTGTTTTTCTCAAGCTAACTTCCTCACTATCTATAATAGTACGATAACCTTTAGTATCGTTCGATTGGATCTGAATACTTTGGTAGGTTAGGATTTTTAATTCTGCGTACGATGATCATAACTATAGCAAACAAAATGAGCAATAAACTAATGAACTGTGCGATTCTTATGTTTCCATAAGCCATATTTCCTGCATCACCAAAAATCAGTGACATCGGAGCCCATAAAATTTCCATAAAATCTACGAAAAATTGAGAACCTGTAAATGCCAAACTATCCGTACGCAAACCTTCGATGAAAAATCGTCCTAAAGAATACCACATAATATAAGTGAAAAATACTTCACCAGACTTCATAAATGATCTTCTTCTCAAAACGAATAATAACAATAATCCAGCTAAGTTCCAAATCGATTCATATAAAAACGTTGGATGATAAAATATACCATCTATGTACATTTGATTCACAATAAAATCAGGCAAATGAAGTGTATCTCTTAAAAAAGATTCAGCTACTGGTCCGCCATGGGCCTCCTGATTCATAAAGTTACCCCAACGTCCAATCATTTGTCCTAAAATTAATGATGGTGCACAAATATCTGCAATACGCCAAAAGCTCACTCGCTTCACTCTAAAATAAATAGCCGCTCCGATAACGGCACCTATGAGAGCACCGTGAATAGCTAGTCCACCATTTTGAATCATGATAATTTCTAATGGGTCGTTTTTATAACTATCCCATTTAAAAGCAACATAGTATAACCTTGCTCCTACAATTGCAGATGGGACTCCAATTAATAGTAAGTCTAAAAAGAAGTCAGAAGACAAATTAAACCTCTTTCCTTCCAAAATGGCTAATAACAAACCCGCTAAAGCTGCACTGCCTAATATAATCCCATACCAATGCACATCAATTGGCCCGATTGAAAAAAAGACAGGGTCTATAACATAAAACATGCAATTTCCTCCTTTGTTTTGAACAACTTCATTTATAAACTAATCAATATCTTCTTCATCAGCTATTGTTTCAGTTAATTTATTCGTAAATTGCATTGCTGCATTATATCCCATTCGTTTCAAACGATAATTCATTGCTGCAACTTCAAGGATAACAGCAAGGTTACGTCCCGGTCTAACTGGAATTGTAACAAGAGGAACTTTGGTATCAATAATTTGAGTTGTTTCTTCATCCAAACCTAAACGATCATATTGTTTTTCTTGATTCCATGTTTCCAATTTCACAACAAGTGTTATTTTTTTAATATTTCGAATGGCTCCAGCACCAAATAAGGTCATTACATTAATAATACCTACACCACGAATTTCCAACAGATGTTTAATTAGATCAGGAGCACTACCGTATAGATCATTGTCAGCAGTCTGTCTTATTTCAACCGCATCATCCGCAATTAAACGATGTCCTCGTTTAACTAATTCTAATGCAGTCTCACTTTTTCCAATTCCACTATGTCCCGTTATTAACATCCCTACTCCATTAACATCTACTAATACACCGTGAATCGTTGTTGTAGGAGCCAATTTATTTTCTAAAAATCCTGTAATTCTGCTAATCAAAATCGTAGTTGAATAGGAACTTCTAATAACTGGAATATTTTTTTCTGATGCAATCATCTCTAATTCTACCGGTGCTTCCAATTTACGCGTAATAAAAATACAAGGAGTTTCATCGTGGCAAATTTCTTGCATTCGTCGAGTTTTTTCTTCTTTACTAAGAGTTTTAAAATATGTCAATTCTGTCATTCCTAAAATCTGAACGCGTTCTTTAGGATAATATTCATAAAACCCTGCCATCACCAGCCCTGGGCGCGATATATCTGCGACCGTTATGTATCGATCTAACCCGTCTTGCCCACATACAACTTCCAAGTCTAATTTCTTTACTAATTCTTTTACTTTTACTTTTTTGGGCATATGATTATGTTCTCCTTTTAGACACCCATAAATTTATATTTTCATCGTAATGGAAATGATCTAAAAAAACAAGATATTAACTACTAATTCACCATCTCTATACAAAAAAAACTCGCAGATTGGCGAGCATCTAAGGGAAAAACAGAGAAAGGCCAGCAATATAGCTGACCTTTAACAAATTATGAATTAAATTTAATTTTCAAAAACATTTAATTCAGTATCTCTATCAAAAATATGAATTTTGTTCATATCAAAAGCAAGTTGAATGTTTGAACCTTCTTTAATATTAGCACGACCATCCACACGAGCGGTAAGCATCTTATTGCCAATCCCAGAAAGGTATAGGTTCATTTCATGTCCTAAATTTTCAGCGACATCAATGTGTGCATTAACAATGCTGTTCGGAGATGCTTCTAAGAAAACAGGTTCTTGATGAATATCTTCTGGACGTACACCTAATATAATATCCTTTAATAAGTATCCTTTTTCACGAAGAATTTTTGCTTTTCCTTCTGGAATTACAATGTCCACACCTTCAGCTGTAAAGTGTATATCTTTCCCTTTTTCATCCAATTTACCTTCAATAAAGTTCATAGATGGAGAGCCGATAAACCCAGCTACAAACATATTTATAGGATGATGATATACTTGTGTAGGGGAGTCTACTTGTTGAACTATACCATCCTTCATAATAACGATGCGAGTTCCCATTGTCATTGCTTCAGTTTGGTCATGTGTTACATAGATAAACGTTGTTTCTAAACGTTTATGCAATTTTCCGATTTCAGTACGCATTTGTACACGAAGTTTAGCATCAAGGTTAGATAAAGGCTCATCCATTAAGAAAACTTGTGGTTCACGGACAATAGCACGACCTAAGGCAACACGTTGGCGTTGTCCTCCTGATAGCGCTTTTGGTTTACGTTCTAATAAATGCTCAATGTCTAAAATTTTTGCAGCTTCACGAACACGCTCTTCTATTTCTGTTTTTTTCATTTTACGTAGTTTCAAACCAAATGCCATATTTTGATAAACCGTCATATGCGGATACAACGCATAGGATTGGAATACCATTGCAATATCGCGATCTTTTGGCGCAACATCATTAACCAAACGATCTCCAATATACAATTCCCCTTTAGATATTTCTTCTAAACCGGCTATCATTCTAAGCGTAGTAGATTTTCCGCAACCAGAAGGACCTACAAGTACCAAAAATTCTTTATCTGCAATTTCTAAATTAAAATCAGATACAGATGGAGTTTCAGAATTTGGATATATTTTATAAACGTTTTTTAGACTTAGACCTGCCATGTTAAAATTCCTCCTTGCCAATGATTTATATCCATAATTGTATCTTAGCAAGATAAAAAAACCTATGTGCAAGTTGTACAAAATAACTAATGTTGTTTTGTTAATTTATACAATAATAAAGATACCTTTACTAATACCGCCTGATTAAAAACTCTTACATCTAGTCCAGTTTCTTGTTTAAACTTATCTAAACGGTAAATTAATGTATTGCGATGGATATACAATTTTTTTGCTGTTTCACTCACATTACAACTTGTATTAAAAAATTGCTCTAAGGTCGTTTTCATTTCTACATCCAAAACAAAATCAACTTGTTTAAATACACGTTCAATAAAAAGTCTTCTCTCTTCATCTGACAATATATCCAATAATGATTCTAAATATAAATTCCATGGGGAGTGTATGTACTCATTTTGGCAATAATTTCGACCTAACTCCATAATTTCTCTTAATTGTTTAATGATAAGAATCACTGATTCACTCGGTACTATAGGATAATGTATCGCGATGTGACATTTACCAACCCACTCACTCAACAGCATCTCATATAAACTAGAACTAAAAAATTGTAAAGACTCCTCC encodes:
- a CDS encoding acyltransferase; translated protein: MRKTERFPMQGNNSLWQIYKTVSKWKGLRNFIFIQITRYSPSLKLKNWIYRNILGMKVGEQTAFALMVMVDVFFPEKIHVGENSIIGYNTTILAHEYLIDEYRLGEVYIGSNVLIGANTTILPGVTIGDHAVIAAGSVVHKDVEAGSFVGGNPIQVIKPKQ
- the lgt gene encoding prolipoprotein diacylglyceryl transferase, producing MFYVIDPVFFSIGPIDVHWYGIILGSAALAGLLLAILEGKRFNLSSDFFLDLLLIGVPSAIVGARLYYVAFKWDSYKNDPLEIIMIQNGGLAIHGALIGAVIGAAIYFRVKRVSFWRIADICAPSLILGQMIGRWGNFMNQEAHGGPVAESFLRDTLHLPDFIVNQMYIDGIFYHPTFLYESIWNLAGLLLLFVLRRRSFMKSGEVFFTYIMWYSLGRFFIEGLRTDSLAFTGSQFFVDFMEILWAPMSLIFGDAGNMAYGNIRIAQFISLLLILFAIVMIIVRRIKNPNLPKYSDPIERY
- the hprK gene encoding HPr(Ser) kinase/phosphatase, coding for MPKKVKVKELVKKLDLEVVCGQDGLDRYITVADISRPGLVMAGFYEYYPKERVQILGMTELTYFKTLSKEEKTRRMQEICHDETPCIFITRKLEAPVELEMIASEKNIPVIRSSYSTTILISRITGFLENKLAPTTTIHGVLVDVNGVGMLITGHSGIGKSETALELVKRGHRLIADDAVEIRQTADNDLYGSAPDLIKHLLEIRGVGIINVMTLFGAGAIRNIKKITLVVKLETWNQEKQYDRLGLDEETTQIIDTKVPLVTIPVRPGRNLAVILEVAAMNYRLKRMGYNAAMQFTNKLTETIADEEDID
- a CDS encoding sn-glycerol-3-phosphate ABC transporter ATP-binding protein UgpC, with the protein product MAGLSLKNVYKIYPNSETPSVSDFNLEIADKEFLVLVGPSGCGKSTTLRMIAGLEEISKGELYIGDRLVNDVAPKDRDIAMVFQSYALYPHMTVYQNMAFGLKLRKMKKTEIEERVREAAKILDIEHLLERKPKALSGGQRQRVALGRAIVREPQVFLMDEPLSNLDAKLRVQMRTEIGKLHKRLETTFIYVTHDQTEAMTMGTRIVIMKDGIVQQVDSPTQVYHHPINMFVAGFIGSPSMNFIEGKLDEKGKDIHFTAEGVDIVIPEGKAKILREKGYLLKDIILGVRPEDIHQEPVFLEASPNSIVNAHIDVAENLGHEMNLYLSGIGNKMLTARVDGRANIKEGSNIQLAFDMNKIHIFDRDTELNVFEN
- a CDS encoding ATP phosphoribosyltransferase regulatory subunit, whose amino-acid sequence is MSKPKVFEKPLGVRDYLPYAVRGLRTIENNVIHCMEKWGYQEIITPTLEYYDTVGMASLTSDHKLFKLLDKKGTTLVLRSDNTAPIARVVSSLLKDEPLPIRLSYHSNVFRAMKDEAGRDAEFVQTGAELIGDGSPDADAEIIALAISSLKAAGIKNFKIALGHMGFLQGLFEETLIANQEEQTLLKKHLLNKNYVGYKQAIKHLSIPKEAKQELEGILKLRGGKEICELAKTYINDPSTKQSIHHLFEVWEVLEAYGVSEHVGIDLTMLGDFSYYTGMTFEGYAGKLGFPVCSGGRYDNLLTQFGRPAPATGFSLKTNRILEVVSHNSNHEFPRTLILYDEQNRTEALKHAQMLRTDGQIIETRKTTSLIESKSHLLQNYTDIINMTKGGK